Within the Sphingomonas sp. IW22 genome, the region TGCGGGCTTTGTCGGCCATGCGACCGCCCACCGGCTGCTTGACCGCGGCGAACGGGTGATCGGCGTCGATATCGTCAACGACTATTATGATGTCGCGCTGAAGGAAGCACGGCTTGCGACATTTACGGATCGGAACGGCTTCGACTTTCACCGGATCGACATTGCCGACGCCGGCGCGATGGCGGTGCTGGTCCGGGACCATGAAGTCACCCGCGTCGTCCACCTCGCCGCACAGGCGGGTGTGCGGTACAGCATCGACAACCCCTTCGCCTATCAGCATTCGAACCTGGCCGGCCATCTATCGATTATGGAAGCGTGCCGTCACGCGCCGGGTTTCGAACATTTGGTCTATGCCTCCTCCAGCTCGGTTTACGGCGACCGGCCGATGGGCGGAGCGGGCTTCAGCGAGGATGAGGCAGCGACCAATCCCGTCTCGCTTTATGCCGCAACCAAGCGCGCGTGCGAGCTGATGAGCCAGTCCTATGCCCGGCTTTACGGCTTTCCGCAGACGGGGCTGCGCTTCTTCACCGTCTATGGCCCCTGGGGCCGGCCTGACATGGCCTATTTCGGCTTTACGCAAAAGATTATGCGGGGCGAGCCGATTGAGGTTTATGGCGAAGGCCGGATGGCGCGCGACTTCACCTATATCGACGATATCGTCGACGGGATCATCGGCGCGCTCGACCACCCGCCCGCCCCCGGCGGCCATCGGGTGCTGAATATCGGCGACAGCCACCCCGTCGGCCTGATGGAAATGATCGAAACGCTGGAACGCGCGATCGGCCGCGAAGCGATCAAGGTCATGTGTCCCATGCAGCCCGGCGACGTGACCGCCACTTATGCTGACGTCTCCCGCCTTCGCGAACTGACCGGATATCGGCCCAAAGTGATGCTCGAAGAAGGGCTTACACGCTTCGCCCAGTGGTATCACGACCACTATCGAACCGGCACACCCGGCTGAACGCTAACGCGCGGCCTGACGGCCGTGGGAAAAGTGATCGCGACATCGATGCTAGCGCAAGCTGCGCCGGGCAAGGGGTTCGCCTCGCCCGCCCACCATCGTCGCCATGCCGGAAAAAAGCGCATCCGCACCAAATTGGGACAAAAGTCCCACCCTAGAACAGGCGTGTCACGCAGGGGCGATCAATCAGCCTTTATCGCAAATCCTTAATGCATCATTAACACCCCTAGAACCTAAATCTTGGGGAAGGCAGAAGGATGTCGACGTTTACTATATCCTTTGGAATGAACGGTAGCCAGAATGCATGGTATCTTCGCACCGGACCGTCAGGATTTAGTCCTCTAAACATTGCCTTGCTTCCCGGCGACAAACCGGCGTTTGCCAACGTGTCCAAGCAGTTGGCCGTATCGTACACCATGGACGCGGTGGCGGGTGACCTGCTCTATGGCGCCCGGGTCGATACCGCGACCTCGCCCGACGGCAATGTGATCGATCTGATTCCCGACTGGAACAGCGTTAAGAATGTCCAGCTCGTTTCCGAGAGCGCCCAGAATTTCTATTTCGACGGCTTCGTCCATGTCGATGCGGCAGTCGGGCTGAACGACACCAACGGCAGCACCCTGGTCCTGAACGGCACCAAGCGCGGAAACATCATCACCGGCGCGGGCAGCGACGTGATCGATGTTCGTGTGGTCGAGGATCAGGACAGCATCTGGGTGACCACTTTCCGCATTAACACCGGCGGCGGCGACGACGTGGTCAGCTTCAAGCCGCTTGACATCGCGGGCGAGCTTGCCGCGGGCGATGCAACCTTTGTGCAGGCGGTCAACAAGCCCGGCCTGCCGCTGATTGCCACGGCCGAGGGCCGCACCACTTTCACCGCGCTTGGCAGCGGCAATGACCTGTTCCTAGGCTTCAACAGCGACGATCATATCGCCGGCCAGGTGGATAATGGCACTATTGACTCAGTTTTCCAGAATGCCCCGCCCAGCGGCGTTGCATATAGCATCGGCGGGTCGACCAGCTGCGGCCACCAGAGCCGGCTCTATCGTATCGACCTCGAAACTGGCGCGACCACGGTGGTAGGCGACGTCACGATCAAGACGGGTCTGGGTAAGAGCGGCAAGAATGTCGATGTTGAATCGCTGTCGCTCAATCCGATCGACGGGATGCTGTACGGATTCATCTCAAGCCCCGGCAACGTGACTGGCCTTATCAAAGTGGACCCGCTGACCGCAGAAACGACCTATATTGGCGGCCATGTCCGCCAATATAAATCGGAGACGCAGGACTTTGCCTTCGGGACCGATGGCAAGCTCTATCTGGCGTCGGAAGGCGACCTTGTTTCCGTAGAAATCGCTACCGGCGCCTTTACGATCATCGGCAACAATACGCTGAATAAGAAGATTGGCGGCCTGGCGTTCGATCCTATCACCGGAAAGCTGTTTGGCCTCGCCGACGTGGGCTGGAAAACATATCTGGTCGAAATCGACAAATCGAACGGAAATATGGTCGAGGCGACCCAAATCCGCAATCTGTCGGCGTTCACCAAGCTGGAAGGCGCGTCGTTTGACAGCGAAGGGACGTTGTGGGCGCTAGATCGCCTGTCGGGCAAGCTTGTGACGATTGATACGGCGACGGGACTTGCCACCAAGGCGTCAAAGACGTTGGGCGTGTGGCACCAGACGGGCGACGGGTTCGAGGGTCTGGCGATCGACATTGCCCAGAAGAAAATGCTGGTCGACCTGAAGGCACAGGGCGGCGATCGCATCGTGACTGGCGAGGGGGCGGATCACGTCAACTATGCGGCCGGGGACGGCGTGGACGTCATCGCCGACTTCGACTTGGCAAACGATACGCTGCACATTGAAGGCTATAGCGCAAACCAGATCAAGATCGACGTCTTCAATGGCAATACTTTCATCCGATTCACGGACAATAGCACCGACGGATTTGTCGACAATGCG harbors:
- a CDS encoding NAD-dependent epimerase/dehydratase family protein encodes the protein AGFVGHATAHRLLDRGERVIGVDIVNDYYDVALKEARLATFTDRNGFDFHRIDIADAGAMAVLVRDHEVTRVVHLAAQAGVRYSIDNPFAYQHSNLAGHLSIMEACRHAPGFEHLVYASSSSVYGDRPMGGAGFSEDEAATNPVSLYAATKRACELMSQSYARLYGFPQTGLRFFTVYGPWGRPDMAYFGFTQKIMRGEPIEVYGEGRMARDFTYIDDIVDGIIGALDHPPAPGGHRVLNIGDSHPVGLMEMIETLERAIGREAIKVMCPMQPGDVTATYADVSRLRELTGYRPKVMLEEGLTRFAQWYHDHYRTGTPG